A stretch of the Thermus thermophilus genome encodes the following:
- a CDS encoding phosphohydrolase: MQERVFHVASPKAKLYSEADQAIRERLKDFPKALRAYEMLVQDPEARAGWNMANYLTMRKLGYNDHGRVHALLTGAASVAILALLSEAGVRLDTVESGAGGLEDAYVVVLLSTMLHDLGNQVHRFGHEAFGVVLALPILNRILDKLYPDPEQRTAIRALILHGIYSHDLSPEPLTIEAGITAVADGTDITKGRGRKAFQLGSIDIHSISALAVDEVRILKGEKVPVEIQVTMNNSAGIFQVEETLTKKVLKSPLRPYVTVVAMTEGEGSQDQRIVHRVRLHETEDRFILD; the protein is encoded by the coding sequence ATGCAGGAGCGCGTATTCCACGTAGCGAGCCCCAAGGCCAAGCTTTACTCGGAGGCCGACCAGGCCATCCGGGAGCGCCTCAAGGACTTTCCCAAGGCCCTCAGGGCCTACGAGATGCTCGTCCAGGACCCCGAGGCCCGCGCCGGATGGAACATGGCCAACTACCTCACCATGCGCAAGCTGGGGTACAACGACCACGGCCGGGTCCACGCCCTCCTCACCGGCGCGGCCAGCGTGGCCATCCTCGCCCTCCTCTCGGAGGCGGGGGTCCGGCTGGACACGGTGGAGTCGGGGGCCGGGGGGCTGGAGGACGCCTACGTGGTCGTGCTCCTCTCCACCATGCTCCACGACCTGGGCAACCAGGTCCATCGCTTCGGGCACGAGGCCTTCGGGGTGGTCCTCGCCCTTCCCATCCTGAACCGCATCCTGGACAAGCTCTACCCCGACCCCGAGCAGCGCACCGCCATCCGGGCCCTGATCCTCCACGGCATCTACAGCCACGACCTTTCCCCGGAGCCCCTCACCATTGAGGCGGGGATCACGGCCGTGGCGGACGGGACCGACATCACCAAAGGCCGGGGCAGGAAGGCCTTCCAGCTTGGGAGCATAGACATCCACTCCATCAGCGCCCTGGCCGTGGACGAGGTGCGGATCCTCAAGGGGGAAAAGGTGCCGGTGGAGATCCAGGTGACCATGAACAACTCCGCCGGGATTTTCCAGGTGGAGGAGACCCTCACCAAGAAGGTGCTGAAAAGCCCCTTAAGGCCTTACGTCACCGTGGTGGCCATGACGGAGGGGGAAGGGAGCCAGGACCAGCGCATCGTCCACCGGGTGCGCCTGCACGAGACGGAGGACCGCTTCATCCTGGACTGA
- a CDS encoding DUF2267 domain-containing protein, with protein sequence MEKLGTEDRHKAYLALRAVLHALRDRLTVEEVTQLAAQLPMLIRGLYYEGWTPTGNPLKERHKEAFLAHVAEELKTPSGPAVDPEAATQAVFKVLSREISQGELEGILGLLPKELRALWPQA encoded by the coding sequence ATGGAGAAGCTTGGCACCGAAGACCGCCACAAGGCCTACCTGGCCCTGAGGGCGGTGCTGCACGCCCTGCGCGACCGGCTCACCGTGGAGGAGGTAACCCAGCTCGCCGCCCAGCTCCCCATGCTCATCCGAGGCCTCTACTACGAGGGCTGGACCCCCACGGGCAACCCCCTGAAGGAGCGGCACAAGGAGGCCTTCCTGGCCCACGTGGCCGAGGAGCTCAAAACCCCTTCCGGCCCCGCCGTGGACCCAGAGGCCGCCACCCAGGCCGTCTTCAAGGTCCTTTCCCGGGAGATCTCCCAAGGGGAGCTGGAGGGCATTCTGGGCCTCCTGCCCAAGGAGCTGCGGGCGCTCTGGCCCCAGGCCTAA
- a CDS encoding dodecin domain-containing protein: MGLVGTGGEGLEAAIQAALARARKTLCHLDWFEVKEYQVVLEVGVRLKE, encoded by the coding sequence GTGGGGCTCGTGGGGACGGGCGGGGAGGGCCTCGAGGCCGCCATCCAAGCCGCCTTGGCGCGGGCGCGAAAGACCCTGTGCCACCTGGACTGGTTTGAGGTGAAGGAGTACCAGGTGGTCCTGGAGGTGGGGGTCCGCTTGAAAGAGTAG
- a CDS encoding long-chain-fatty-acid--CoA ligase, with product MKPWYAHYDPGVPKEAPVPRLLPEALAETARRFPKKVALEFLGRRLTYAALWREVEAFAKGLQEAGLKPGDRVALMLPNTPQFVIAFYGTLLAGGVGVNTNPMYTPRELRHQLRDAGARFLVILDQLLPRYLEVKGEVPVERVVRTGIRDYLPFPKNFLYPLLLRRKGEAPKALEGIPWRAFLRPGTPRPVPLDLDDLALLQYTGGTTGLSKGAMLTHRNLSANALQVRAWIPDFREGEEVVLGAIPFFHVYGMTVAMNLALLGGAKLVLLPRPEIKAIVEAIEKHRVTLFPGVPTLYVAFNNFPGIEGRNLKSVRACISGSAPLPLEVAERFERLTGAKLVEGYGLTEASPVTHCNPLYGERRLGSVGLPFPGVEAKVVDEEGKELPPGEVGELAIKGPNVMKGYWNRPEETQKALKDGWLLTGDLAKMDQDGYFYIVDRKKDMIIAGGYNIYPREVEEVLYQHPAVQEAAVVGVPDPYRGETVAAFLVLKPEYRGKVTEKDIEAFCRQNLAAYKVPRIVQFRESLPKSSVGKILKRELQKEVATKR from the coding sequence ATGAAGCCCTGGTACGCCCACTACGATCCCGGGGTCCCCAAGGAGGCCCCCGTGCCCCGGCTCCTTCCCGAGGCCCTGGCGGAAACGGCCCGCCGCTTCCCCAAGAAGGTGGCCCTGGAGTTCCTCGGGCGAAGGCTCACCTACGCGGCCCTCTGGCGCGAGGTGGAGGCCTTCGCCAAGGGCCTACAGGAGGCGGGGCTTAAGCCCGGGGACCGGGTGGCCCTCATGCTCCCCAACACCCCCCAGTTCGTCATCGCCTTCTACGGCACCCTCCTCGCCGGGGGCGTGGGGGTGAACACCAACCCCATGTACACCCCACGGGAGCTTCGCCACCAGCTCAGGGACGCCGGGGCCCGGTTCCTGGTGATCCTGGACCAGCTCCTCCCCCGCTACCTGGAGGTGAAGGGGGAGGTGCCCGTGGAGAGGGTGGTGCGCACGGGGATCCGGGACTACCTCCCCTTCCCCAAGAACTTCCTCTACCCCCTCCTTCTCAGGCGGAAAGGGGAAGCCCCCAAGGCCCTCGAGGGCATCCCTTGGCGGGCCTTCCTCAGGCCCGGAACGCCCCGCCCCGTCCCCCTGGACCTGGACGACCTCGCCCTCCTCCAGTACACCGGGGGCACCACGGGCCTTTCCAAGGGGGCCATGCTCACCCACAGGAACCTCTCCGCCAACGCCCTCCAAGTGCGGGCCTGGATCCCCGACTTCAGGGAGGGGGAGGAGGTGGTCCTCGGGGCCATCCCCTTCTTCCACGTCTACGGGATGACCGTGGCCATGAACCTGGCCCTCCTGGGCGGGGCGAAGCTCGTCCTCCTCCCCAGGCCCGAGATCAAGGCCATCGTGGAGGCCATTGAAAAACACCGGGTCACCCTCTTCCCCGGCGTCCCCACCCTTTACGTGGCCTTCAACAACTTCCCCGGCATAGAGGGGCGGAACCTCAAGAGCGTCCGGGCCTGCATCTCCGGCTCCGCCCCTTTGCCTTTGGAGGTGGCGGAGCGCTTTGAGAGGCTCACCGGGGCCAAGCTGGTGGAGGGCTACGGCCTCACGGAGGCGAGCCCCGTGACCCACTGCAACCCCCTTTACGGCGAAAGGCGCCTGGGGAGCGTGGGCCTCCCCTTCCCCGGCGTGGAGGCCAAGGTGGTGGACGAGGAGGGCAAGGAACTCCCCCCAGGCGAGGTGGGCGAACTCGCCATAAAAGGCCCCAACGTCATGAAAGGCTACTGGAACCGCCCCGAGGAGACGCAAAAGGCCCTCAAAGACGGCTGGCTCCTCACCGGCGACCTCGCCAAAATGGACCAAGACGGCTACTTCTACATCGTAGACCGCAAAAAAGACATGATCATCGCCGGCGGCTACAACATCTACCCCCGCGAAGTAGAAGAAGTCCTCTACCAGCACCCCGCCGTCCAGGAAGCCGCCGTGGTGGGCGTCCCAGACCCCTACCGCGGGGAGACCGTGGCCGCCTTCCTCGTCCTCAAACCCGAGTACCGGGGCAAGGTCACGGAAAAGGACATAGAGGCCTTCTGCCGCCAAAACCTCGCCGCCTACAAGGTCCCCCGCATCGTCCAATTCCGCGAAAGCCTCCCCAAGTCCAGCGTGGGGAAGATCCTCAAGCGGGAGCTGCAAAAGGAAGTGGCGACGAAGCGGTAG
- a CDS encoding MBL fold metallo-hydrolase: MKALLPGLYLLPVPIPYPLKTVNLYLLQGAGEVALVDTALGTRAARGALELHLAELGLCFQDVKAVLLTHHHPDHYGLSGFFEGLGARVFLHEEEFARGHRFWLEPEAFAEASWRLFLDHGTPESALQGIRETVEKTRERVHPPQNPLPLRDGEALEVAGKRLRVLWTPGHADGHAAFYLEEEGVLLAGDALLERVSPNVGLWAYTRENPLKDFLRSLDRLAELEARVAYAGHFGPIADVRQRAEELKAHHQARLEALLASLDGSKTAWELSLQLFPQELDPAGRRFAFAETLAHLEYLREEGAVGREGPPYRYFRR; encoded by the coding sequence GTGAAGGCCCTCCTGCCCGGCCTCTACCTCCTTCCCGTCCCCATCCCCTACCCCCTGAAGACGGTCAACCTCTACCTCCTCCAGGGGGCGGGGGAGGTGGCCCTCGTGGACACCGCCCTCGGCACCCGGGCCGCCCGGGGGGCTTTGGAGCTCCACCTGGCGGAGCTCGGCCTCTGCTTCCAGGACGTGAAGGCCGTCCTCCTCACCCACCACCACCCCGACCACTACGGCCTCTCCGGCTTCTTTGAGGGCCTGGGGGCCAGGGTCTTCCTCCACGAGGAGGAGTTCGCCCGGGGCCACCGCTTCTGGCTGGAACCCGAGGCCTTCGCCGAGGCCTCTTGGCGGCTCTTCCTGGACCACGGCACCCCGGAAAGCGCCCTCCAGGGCATCCGGGAGACGGTGGAGAAGACGAGGGAGCGGGTCCACCCGCCGCAAAACCCCCTCCCCCTGAGGGACGGGGAGGCGCTGGAGGTGGCGGGGAAGCGGCTTAGGGTCCTCTGGACCCCGGGGCACGCGGACGGGCACGCGGCCTTCTACCTGGAGGAAGAGGGGGTGCTCCTCGCGGGGGACGCCCTCCTGGAAAGGGTCTCCCCCAACGTGGGCCTCTGGGCCTACACCCGGGAAAACCCCCTCAAGGACTTCCTCCGCTCCCTGGACCGCCTGGCGGAACTGGAGGCCAGGGTGGCCTACGCCGGCCACTTCGGGCCCATCGCGGACGTGCGGCAAAGGGCGGAGGAGCTGAAGGCCCACCACCAGGCCCGCCTCGAGGCCCTCCTTGCCTCCCTGGACGGCTCCAAGACCGCCTGGGAACTCTCCCTCCAGCTCTTCCCCCAGGAGCTGGACCCGGCGGGCCGGCGCTTCGCCTTCGCCGAGACCCTGGCCCACCTGGAGTACCTCCGGGAGGAAGGGGCGGTGGGGCGGGAGGGCCCGCCCTACCGGTACTTCCGGCGCTAA
- a CDS encoding phosphoglucomutase, producing MELVATQDGFVGEMARGFTFQALGEVAAGFGKRLQAEGILRVVVGHDARFLAREMAEHAAGVLGGLGLEVHLLQGPAPLPLFGFALRAKEAAGLYLTGSRRPFAFQGVKLRLGPGRPLPGKEVAPTPPPPLGPFAPLEARRDYLDHLRKSAQGLALKRGVVYLDAMGGAGGGILGQVLKRLEAPVELRELHPLPHPLFYGVAPDPRPEHLRTLRLLLREAKPPALGLALDGDADRLGVYLPGGEALPEDQALARLREAAQGREVEALGEGAYRFPWHLEEPDPFLAALLLMGVLL from the coding sequence ATGGAGCTTGTGGCCACACAGGACGGCTTCGTAGGGGAGATGGCCCGGGGCTTCACCTTCCAGGCCCTGGGGGAGGTGGCGGCGGGCTTCGGGAAGCGCCTCCAGGCGGAGGGGATCCTTCGGGTGGTGGTGGGGCACGACGCCCGCTTCCTCGCCCGGGAGATGGCGGAGCACGCCGCCGGGGTGCTTGGGGGGCTCGGCCTCGAGGTCCACCTCCTCCAGGGCCCCGCCCCCCTGCCCCTCTTCGGCTTCGCCCTCCGGGCGAAGGAGGCCGCAGGGCTCTACCTCACGGGAAGCCGCAGGCCCTTCGCCTTCCAAGGGGTAAAGCTCCGCCTGGGCCCGGGGAGGCCCCTCCCCGGGAAGGAGGTGGCCCCCACACCCCCCCCTCCCCTGGGGCCCTTCGCCCCGCTGGAGGCGCGCCGGGACTACCTGGACCACCTCCGGAAGAGCGCCCAGGGCCTCGCCCTCAAGCGGGGCGTGGTCTACCTGGACGCCATGGGCGGGGCGGGCGGCGGGATCCTGGGCCAGGTCCTGAAGCGCCTCGAGGCCCCCGTGGAGCTCAGGGAGCTCCACCCCCTCCCCCACCCCCTCTTCTACGGGGTGGCCCCGGACCCGAGGCCGGAGCACCTCAGGACCCTCCGCCTCCTCCTCCGCGAGGCCAAGCCCCCCGCCTTGGGCCTCGCCCTGGACGGGGACGCCGACCGGCTCGGGGTCTACCTCCCCGGGGGGGAGGCCCTCCCCGAGGACCAGGCCCTGGCCCGCCTCCGGGAGGCGGCCCAGGGCCGGGAGGTGGAGGCCCTGGGGGAGGGGGCCTACCGCTTCCCCTGGCACCTGGAGGAGCCCGACCCCTTCCTCGCCGCCCTCCTCCTCATGGGGGTGCTCCTGTGA
- a CDS encoding ATP-dependent helicase, whose amino-acid sequence MSDALLAPLNEAQRQAVLHFEGPALVVAGAGSGKTRTVVHRVAYLVARRGVFPSEILAVTFTNKAAEEMRERLRGLVPGAGEVWVSTFHAAALRILRVYGERVGLRPGFVVYDEDDQTALLKEVLKELALSARPGPIKALLDRAKNRGVGLEALLGELPEYYAGLSRGRLGDVLVRYQEALKAQGALDFGDILLYALRLLEEDEEVLRLVRKRARFIHVDEYQDTSPVQYRFTRLLAGEEANLMAVGDPDQGIYSFRAADIKNILDFTRDYPEARVYRLEENYRSTEAILRFANAVIVKNALRLEKALRPVKRGGEPVRLYRAEDAREEARFVAEEIARLGPPWDRYAVLYRTNAQSRLLEQALAGRGIPARVVGGVGFFERAEVKDLLAYARLALNPLDAVSLKRVLNTPPRGIGPATWARVQLLAQEKGLPPWEALKEAARTFPRAEPLRHFVALVEELQDLVFGPAEAFFRHLLEATDYPAYLREAYPEDAEDRLENVEELLRAAKEAEDLQDFLDRVALTARAEEPTEAEGRVALMTLHNAKGLEFPVVFLVGVEEGLLPHRNSLSTLEGLEEERRLFYVGITRAQERLYLSHAEEREVYGRREPARPSRFLEEVEEGLYEVYDPYRRPPSPPPHRPRPGAFRGGERVVHPRFGPGTVVAAQGDEVTVHFEGFGLKRLSLKYAELKPA is encoded by the coding sequence GTGAGCGACGCCCTCCTAGCCCCCCTCAACGAGGCCCAGCGCCAGGCGGTCCTCCACTTTGAGGGGCCCGCCTTGGTGGTGGCCGGGGCGGGGAGCGGGAAGACCCGCACCGTGGTCCACCGGGTGGCCTACCTCGTCGCCCGCCGGGGGGTCTTCCCCTCGGAGATCCTGGCCGTCACCTTCACCAACAAGGCCGCGGAGGAGATGCGGGAGCGCCTCCGGGGGCTGGTCCCGGGGGCGGGGGAGGTCTGGGTCTCCACCTTCCACGCCGCCGCCTTGAGGATCCTCCGCGTCTACGGGGAGCGGGTGGGCCTCAGGCCCGGCTTCGTGGTCTACGACGAGGACGACCAGACCGCCCTCCTCAAGGAGGTCCTGAAGGAGCTCGCCCTCTCGGCCCGGCCCGGCCCCATCAAGGCCCTTTTGGACCGGGCGAAGAACCGGGGCGTGGGCCTCGAGGCCCTCCTCGGCGAGCTTCCCGAGTACTACGCGGGGCTTTCCCGGGGAAGGCTTGGGGACGTCCTGGTGCGCTACCAGGAGGCCCTTAAGGCCCAGGGGGCCTTGGACTTCGGGGACATCCTCCTTTATGCCCTGAGGCTTCTAGAGGAGGACGAGGAGGTCCTCAGGCTCGTGCGCAAGCGGGCCCGCTTCATCCACGTGGACGAGTACCAGGACACGAGCCCCGTCCAGTACCGCTTCACCCGGCTTCTCGCCGGGGAGGAGGCCAACCTCATGGCCGTGGGCGACCCCGACCAGGGGATCTACTCCTTCCGGGCGGCGGACATCAAGAACATCCTGGACTTCACCCGGGACTACCCCGAGGCCCGGGTCTACCGCCTGGAGGAGAACTACCGCTCCACCGAGGCCATCCTCCGCTTCGCCAACGCCGTGATCGTGAAGAACGCCCTCCGCCTGGAGAAGGCCCTGCGCCCGGTGAAGCGGGGCGGGGAGCCCGTGCGCCTCTACCGGGCGGAGGACGCCCGGGAGGAGGCCCGCTTCGTGGCCGAGGAGATCGCCCGCCTCGGCCCCCCCTGGGACCGGTACGCCGTCCTCTACCGCACCAACGCCCAAAGCCGCCTTCTGGAACAGGCGTTGGCGGGGCGGGGGATCCCGGCGCGGGTGGTGGGCGGCGTGGGCTTCTTTGAAAGGGCCGAGGTCAAGGACCTCCTGGCCTACGCCCGCCTCGCCCTCAACCCCCTGGACGCCGTGAGCCTGAAGCGGGTCCTGAACACCCCGCCTCGGGGCATCGGCCCGGCCACCTGGGCCAGGGTGCAGCTCCTCGCCCAGGAGAAGGGGCTTCCTCCCTGGGAGGCCCTGAAGGAGGCGGCCAGGACCTTCCCCCGCGCCGAGCCCCTGAGGCACTTCGTGGCCCTGGTGGAGGAGCTTCAGGACCTGGTCTTCGGCCCCGCCGAGGCCTTCTTCCGCCACCTCCTCGAGGCCACCGACTACCCCGCCTACCTCCGGGAGGCCTACCCCGAGGACGCCGAGGACCGCCTGGAGAACGTGGAGGAGCTCCTCAGGGCGGCCAAGGAGGCGGAGGACCTGCAGGACTTCCTGGACCGGGTGGCCCTCACCGCCAGGGCGGAGGAGCCCACCGAGGCGGAGGGGAGGGTCGCCCTCATGACCCTGCACAACGCCAAGGGGCTGGAGTTCCCCGTGGTCTTCCTCGTGGGGGTGGAGGAGGGGCTTCTGCCCCACCGCAACTCCTTAAGCACCCTCGAGGGCCTCGAGGAGGAGCGCCGCCTCTTTTACGTGGGCATCACCCGGGCCCAGGAGAGGCTCTACCTCTCCCACGCCGAGGAGCGGGAGGTCTACGGCAGGCGGGAGCCCGCCCGGCCGAGCCGCTTCCTGGAGGAGGTGGAGGAGGGGCTTTACGAGGTGTACGACCCCTACCGGCGCCCGCCCTCCCCGCCCCCCCATCGCCCGAGGCCCGGGGCCTTCCGGGGCGGGGAGCGGGTGGTCCACCCCCGCTTCGGCCCCGGCACCGTGGTGGCGGCCCAGGGGGACGAGGTCACGGTCCACTTTGAGGGGTTTGGGCTCAAGCGCCTTTCCCTCAAGTACGCGGAGCTTAAGCCGGCATGA
- a CDS encoding thiamine diphosphokinase: MRRFALLLGGPLLATEALKERLKGYRLLAADSGGRHALALGLSPELWLGDFDSSPPWLQEALSAPKEVLPREKDLTDGEALLRKALELGAEEALLLGALGGRLDHTLAHLELAFLLLERGVRVELTDGLARAFPLLPGLHAFSLEPGTPFSLLPFPEAALGVEGARWDLPPTPLKATTLTLENQALGPIRVRVEAGRALLYLF; this comes from the coding sequence ATGAGGCGCTTCGCCCTCCTCTTGGGCGGCCCCCTCCTGGCCACGGAGGCCCTTAAGGAAAGGCTTAAGGGCTACCGCCTCCTGGCGGCGGACTCCGGCGGGCGGCACGCCCTCGCCTTGGGGCTTTCCCCGGAGCTATGGCTTGGGGACTTTGACTCAAGCCCCCCCTGGCTCCAGGAAGCCCTTTCCGCGCCCAAGGAGGTCCTGCCCCGGGAGAAGGACCTCACGGACGGGGAGGCCCTCCTCCGGAAGGCCCTGGAGCTTGGGGCGGAGGAGGCCCTCCTCCTGGGGGCTTTGGGCGGGCGGCTGGACCACACCCTGGCCCACCTGGAGCTCGCCTTCCTCCTCCTGGAAAGGGGGGTGCGGGTGGAGCTCACGGACGGGCTCGCCCGGGCCTTCCCCCTCCTTCCGGGCCTCCACGCCTTTTCCCTGGAGCCCGGAACCCCCTTCAGCCTCCTCCCCTTCCCCGAGGCCGCCCTGGGGGTGGAGGGGGCGCGGTGGGACCTTCCCCCCACCCCCCTCAAGGCCACCACCCTCACCCTGGAAAACCAGGCCCTGGGGCCCATCCGGGTGCGGGTGGAGGCGGGCCGGGCCCTCCTCTACCTGTTTTAG
- a CDS encoding ABC transporter ATP-binding protein — MLELYLEKAFPGFRLSVELSVAEGETLALLGPSGSGKSTLLRLIAGLLRPDGGFVRFLGEDLTPLPPERRKVGFLFQDYALFPHLTVAENVAFGLLEARWPREAREARVRELLKRMELTPHARKRPHELSGGEQQRVALARALAPRPRLLLLDEPLGALDLRLREELLFFLRRTLKEEGVTALLVTHDQGEAFLLAHRVALLREGRLVQVGRPEEVYARPKDLWAARFLGHKNLLSPGESQALGLPPKAHLLPPKALALGGGLEGVVEERLFFGPRVGLWVRVGGVRLYLEAPEGPEEGAPIALRLDPAQAVPLEG, encoded by the coding sequence GTGCTGGAGCTCTACTTGGAAAAGGCCTTCCCCGGGTTCCGCCTCTCCGTGGAGCTTTCCGTGGCCGAGGGGGAGACCCTGGCCCTCCTCGGGCCTTCGGGAAGCGGGAAGAGCACCCTGCTCAGGCTCATCGCCGGGCTCCTTAGGCCCGATGGGGGCTTCGTGCGCTTCCTCGGGGAGGACCTCACCCCCCTTCCCCCGGAAAGGCGGAAGGTGGGCTTTCTCTTCCAGGACTACGCCCTCTTCCCCCACCTCACCGTGGCGGAAAACGTGGCCTTTGGCCTTTTGGAGGCCCGCTGGCCAAGGGAGGCGAGGGAGGCCCGGGTGCGGGAGCTCCTTAAGCGCATGGAGCTCACCCCCCACGCCCGGAAGCGCCCCCACGAGCTTTCGGGCGGGGAGCAGCAACGGGTGGCCCTGGCCCGGGCCTTGGCCCCTAGGCCCAGGCTCCTCCTCCTGGACGAGCCCTTAGGGGCCCTGGACCTGAGGCTTCGGGAAGAGCTCCTCTTCTTCCTGCGCCGGACGCTAAAGGAAGAGGGGGTCACCGCCCTCCTCGTGACCCACGACCAGGGGGAGGCCTTCCTCCTCGCCCACCGGGTGGCCCTTCTGCGCGAGGGGCGGCTCGTCCAGGTGGGCCGGCCCGAGGAGGTCTACGCCCGCCCCAAGGACCTATGGGCCGCCCGCTTCCTGGGGCACAAGAACCTCCTCTCCCCCGGGGAAAGCCAGGCCCTAGGCCTTCCCCCAAAGGCCCACCTCCTCCCCCCAAAGGCCCTCGCCCTTGGAGGAGGCCTGGAGGGGGTGGTGGAGGAGCGGCTCTTCTTCGGGCCCCGGGTGGGGCTTTGGGTGCGGGTGGGGGGGGTTAGGCTCTACCTCGAGGCCCCCGAGGGCCCGGAAGAGGGCGCCCCCATAGCCCTCCGCCTGGACCCCGCCCAGGCGGTACCCTTGGAGGGATGA
- the cycA gene encoding cytochrome C-552: MKRTLMALFLLGGLALAQADGAKLYAQCAGCHQANGQGIPGAFPPLAGHVAEILSKQGGREYLIKVLLWGLQGQIEVKGVKYNGNMSAFNGLKDEEIAAVLNHIATAWGDDKKVKGFKPFTAEEVKKLRAQKLTPQQVLEERKKLGLK; the protein is encoded by the coding sequence ATGAAGCGAACCCTGATGGCTCTCTTCCTGCTCGGCGGCCTGGCCCTGGCCCAGGCGGACGGCGCCAAGCTCTACGCCCAGTGCGCGGGGTGCCACCAGGCAAACGGCCAGGGCATCCCCGGGGCCTTCCCGCCCCTGGCGGGCCACGTGGCGGAGATCCTCTCCAAACAGGGGGGACGGGAGTACCTCATCAAGGTGCTCCTCTGGGGCCTCCAGGGCCAGATTGAGGTGAAGGGCGTGAAGTACAACGGGAACATGTCCGCCTTCAACGGCCTCAAGGACGAGGAGATCGCCGCCGTCCTCAACCACATCGCCACCGCCTGGGGCGACGACAAGAAGGTGAAAGGCTTCAAGCCCTTCACCGCCGAGGAGGTGAAGAAGCTCCGGGCCCAGAAGCTCACCCCCCAGCAGGTGCTGGAGGAGCGGAAGAAGCTCGGCCTGAAGTAA
- a CDS encoding SoxW family protein, with protein MSLWGTLAVYRMRKMYTLLLPALLLWAWALPDFGRWYPYPEALALAQAHGRMVMVYFHSEHCPYCQQMNTFVLSDPGVSRLLEARFVVASVSVDTPEGQELARRFRVPGTPTFVFLVPKAGAWEEVGRLFGSRPRAEFLKELRQMCAKGGACE; from the coding sequence ATGTCCTTGTGGGGTACCCTGGCGGTGTACCGTATGCGGAAGATGTACACACTTCTCCTCCCGGCCCTCCTGCTTTGGGCCTGGGCCCTCCCCGACTTCGGCCGCTGGTATCCCTACCCGGAGGCCCTCGCCCTCGCCCAGGCCCACGGGCGGATGGTGATGGTCTACTTCCACAGCGAGCACTGCCCCTACTGCCAGCAGATGAACACCTTCGTCCTCTCCGACCCTGGGGTGAGCCGCCTCCTGGAGGCCCGCTTTGTGGTGGCCTCGGTGAGCGTGGACACCCCCGAGGGCCAGGAGCTCGCCCGGCGCTTCCGGGTGCCGGGCACCCCGACCTTCGTCTTCCTCGTCCCCAAGGCGGGGGCGTGGGAAGAGGTGGGCCGGCTCTTTGGCAGCCGGCCCCGGGCGGAGTTCCTCAAGGAGCTTCGCCAGATGTGTGCCAAGGGAGGTGCGTGTGAATAG
- the soxY gene encoding thiosulfate oxidation carrier protein SoxY, which produces MNRRAFLKATGAALGAVALSGLPARAQGLEGEDLENLEKALKQVFGKGFKDLTPSDAVKLNMPAIAESGANVPAEVEVALPKGQVKAIHLFADKNPTPHIFAFMPMEAEPYYATRVRLAETTAVRAVVETQDGKLLLASASTRVTVGGCG; this is translated from the coding sequence GTGAATAGGCGAGCGTTTCTGAAGGCGACCGGCGCGGCCCTTGGGGCCGTGGCCCTCTCGGGGCTTCCCGCAAGGGCCCAGGGCCTCGAGGGCGAGGACCTGGAGAACCTGGAGAAGGCGCTCAAGCAGGTCTTCGGCAAAGGCTTTAAGGACCTTACCCCCTCGGACGCGGTGAAGCTCAACATGCCGGCCATTGCCGAAAGCGGGGCCAACGTGCCTGCCGAGGTGGAGGTGGCCCTGCCCAAGGGGCAGGTGAAGGCCATCCACCTCTTCGCCGACAAGAACCCCACCCCGCACATCTTCGCCTTCATGCCCATGGAGGCGGAGCCCTACTACGCCACCCGGGTCCGCTTGGCGGAGACCACGGCCGTCCGGGCGGTGGTGGAGACCCAGGACGGGAAGCTCCTTCTGGCTTCGGCGAGCACCCGCGTCACCGTGGGGGGCTGCGGTTAA
- the soxZ gene encoding thiosulfate oxidation carrier complex protein SoxZ, producing MPFRTIARLNPAKPKAGEEFRLQVVAQHPNEPGTRRDAEGKLIPAKYINLVEVYFEGKKVAEARPGPSTSANPLYAFKFKAEKAGTFTLKLKDTDGDTGEASVKLELA from the coding sequence ATGCCTTTTAGGACCATCGCGCGCCTAAACCCCGCCAAGCCCAAGGCGGGCGAGGAGTTCCGGCTTCAGGTGGTGGCCCAGCATCCCAACGAGCCCGGCACCCGCCGGGACGCCGAGGGGAAGCTGATCCCCGCCAAGTACATCAACCTGGTGGAGGTCTACTTTGAGGGGAAAAAGGTGGCGGAGGCCCGGCCCGGGCCTTCCACCAGCGCCAACCCCCTCTACGCCTTTAAGTTCAAGGCGGAGAAGGCGGGGACCTTCACCCTCAAGCTCAAGGACACGGACGGGGACACGGGCGAGGCTTCGGTCAAGCTGGAGCTGGCCTAA